The following coding sequences lie in one Moritella viscosa genomic window:
- the tolR2 gene encoding biopolymer transport protein TolR: MNSRFSVNKAKLFLTKTLLLSALTVSAYTLTINPVVAADTLNNDAQVVSEKLLKDTKQDNKQLTKALKQREAGFKLTEQEIKQQRQALLAQQRQLQNETETLSQEFTRNEEKLAKLETNLRLETGSLGELFGVVRQSAKQLNSEISTAVTAIDSATFAPIVVDVVAAKTLPSMLQLAGLWSALSEQIKASGEIKTVNVAVIDGAGQLADKQAVRIGSIGLVGEKGYLTWNGEKQTATAYLKQPEKGPVAADLINADVIGNILVLDPSRGVMLTQLENTPTLKDRLENGGTVGYVIISLLTVGLLIALVQGVKLMLARRKIRQQLANPSLIGDNPLGRILQVYVDSNVKSALHNSTEALELRLMEVVVDEQQGLEKGLSMLKLLAALAPMLGLLGTVTGMIETFQVITQFGNGDPKVMAGGISMALITTVLGLVAAMPLLLAHNILSTQADNIRDILEKQGISLVAEEAEKLTVAAVNDTNVTPFTQQMG, translated from the coding sequence ATGAACTCTCGATTTTCAGTGAATAAAGCCAAACTATTTTTAACAAAGACATTGCTATTAAGCGCGCTTACCGTTAGTGCATATACTTTGACTATTAATCCTGTTGTAGCTGCGGATACGCTGAATAATGACGCGCAAGTCGTAAGTGAAAAATTACTCAAGGATACAAAACAAGATAATAAACAGCTTACAAAAGCGTTAAAGCAACGAGAAGCTGGCTTTAAATTAACAGAACAAGAAATTAAACAGCAACGTCAGGCGTTATTAGCGCAACAACGTCAATTGCAAAATGAAACTGAAACGCTAAGCCAAGAGTTTACGCGTAACGAAGAAAAATTAGCGAAGCTAGAAACTAATTTACGGTTAGAAACCGGTAGTTTAGGTGAATTGTTTGGTGTTGTACGTCAATCAGCAAAACAGTTAAATAGCGAAATTAGCACCGCAGTAACCGCGATTGATAGTGCAACGTTTGCGCCGATTGTAGTGGATGTGGTTGCAGCAAAAACCTTACCTTCAATGTTGCAGCTAGCAGGACTGTGGTCAGCGTTATCAGAACAAATTAAAGCAAGTGGCGAAATCAAAACGGTGAATGTTGCTGTGATTGATGGCGCAGGGCAATTAGCAGATAAACAAGCCGTGCGAATCGGTAGTATTGGACTAGTGGGTGAGAAAGGTTATCTCACTTGGAATGGTGAAAAACAAACTGCGACAGCTTACCTAAAGCAGCCAGAAAAAGGTCCTGTTGCGGCAGATCTTATCAATGCTGATGTAATCGGTAATATCCTTGTATTGGACCCCTCGCGCGGTGTGATGCTAACGCAATTAGAAAATACCCCTACCTTGAAAGACCGCTTAGAAAATGGTGGTACAGTGGGCTACGTGATCATTTCATTGTTGACGGTTGGTTTGTTGATTGCACTGGTACAGGGCGTGAAGCTAATGCTTGCTCGACGTAAGATCCGACAACAACTAGCGAACCCTAGTCTGATAGGTGACAACCCATTAGGCCGTATTCTACAAGTATACGTAGATAGCAATGTTAAATCGGCATTGCATAATAGCACTGAAGCGTTAGAACTGCGCTTGATGGAAGTCGTGGTCGATGAGCAACAAGGGTTAGAGAAAGGCTTGTCGATGCTGAAATTGCTGGCTGCACTTGCACCTATGCTTGGCTTATTGGGTACAGTAACCGGCATGATTGAAACCTTCCAAGTGATCACGCAGTTTGGTAATGGCGATCCAAAAGTAATGGCCGGTGGTATTTCAATGGCACTGATCACGACGGTATTAGGTTTAGTTGCAGCAATGCCGTTATTACTTGCGCATAACATACTGAGTACGCAAGCCGATAATATTCGCGATATCTTAGAAAAGCAGGGCATTAGCTTAGTTGCAGAAGAAGCTGAAAAACTCACTGTTGCAGCCGTTAATGACACGAACGTGACTCCTTTTACACAGCAAATGGGCTAA
- the exbB2 gene encoding TonB system transport protein ExbB2 — protein sequence MHFDMTSVDWLESVNQFMQQGGPILYWLAAIVMLCWFCVMERLLYLYCYFPALQSDLLTRWQVRSEQGSWHAQAIRAGWLLQAQQALQQNLSFLKVLVAICPMLGLLGTVTGMISVFDVMATLGSSEPKLMAAGISLATLPTMAGMVAALTGMFAHARLTKACDTRYSRLEKLLRQSIKE from the coding sequence ATGCATTTTGATATGACGTCAGTTGATTGGCTTGAAAGCGTCAATCAATTTATGCAACAGGGGGGACCAATACTGTATTGGCTTGCCGCTATTGTTATGTTGTGTTGGTTCTGCGTGATGGAACGGTTGTTGTATTTGTATTGCTATTTCCCTGCGTTACAAAGTGACTTGTTGACACGTTGGCAAGTACGTTCAGAGCAAGGGTCATGGCATGCTCAAGCCATTCGGGCTGGTTGGTTGCTACAGGCGCAGCAAGCATTGCAGCAAAACCTCAGTTTTTTGAAAGTGCTGGTGGCTATTTGCCCTATGTTAGGGTTGTTAGGTACTGTAACTGGGATGATCAGTGTGTTTGATGTTATGGCGACATTAGGTAGCAGTGAACCTAAGTTAATGGCTGCAGGGATTTCGTTAGCAACCTTACCAACAATGGCGGGTATGGTTGCAGCACTTACAGGTATGTTTGCTCACGCCCGCTTAACGAAGGCTTGTGACACACGCTATAGCAGATTAGAAAAATTATTAAGACAATCTATTAAGGAATGA
- the exbD2 gene encoding TonB system transport protein ExbD2, with amino-acid sequence MRFNRRSAAREDAQIDMTSMLDIVFIMLIFFIVTSSFVRESGVEVNRPQASHVVSQAGAGIFIAITANNDIYIDKRMVDVERVQATLEHLLLSQPDASLVIQADEHAFNGTVVKVMDAANGAGVSGIALAVEKS; translated from the coding sequence ATGAGATTTAATCGTCGTTCAGCCGCGCGTGAAGATGCGCAAATTGATATGACATCTATGTTAGATATCGTGTTTATCATGCTGATATTTTTTATCGTAACAAGTTCATTTGTACGTGAATCAGGTGTGGAAGTTAACCGTCCTCAGGCAAGTCATGTGGTTAGCCAAGCGGGTGCTGGTATCTTTATTGCCATTACCGCGAACAATGACATCTATATTGATAAACGTATGGTAGATGTTGAGCGTGTACAGGCAACATTAGAGCACTTGTTACTGTCTCAACCTGATGCCTCTTTAGTTATCCAAGCCGATGAACATGCCTTTAATGGCACTGTTGTTAAAGTGATGGATGCGGCGAATGGTGCGGGTGTGAGCGGTATCGCATTGGCGGTGGAGAAGTCTTAA
- the tonB2 gene encoding TonB protein yields the protein MLRFLLAVPLALAMTLVLFTVMVWMVDNGHSGKPEASTAQAFDIVMVDQERDVNRRQRALPEQPKNAPPPTDSISVANAEVKALALPDMPVLGIDMASLGVEVGLPAIGEFSANQQAMPLYRVEPRYPSRAMKQGAQGWVKLSFTIDTLGRPIDIKVIDAKPRRLFEKSAMKALRKWKYQPKLEEGKAIMQVNQTVTLEFKLER from the coding sequence ATGTTACGTTTTTTACTGGCTGTACCGCTGGCTTTAGCGATGACATTAGTTTTGTTCACCGTAATGGTGTGGATGGTGGATAACGGCCATTCAGGTAAACCTGAAGCATCGACTGCACAAGCGTTCGACATTGTTATGGTCGATCAAGAGCGTGATGTTAACCGCCGTCAACGTGCGTTGCCCGAACAACCAAAAAATGCACCGCCACCCACAGACAGTATATCCGTTGCGAATGCAGAGGTTAAAGCGCTAGCATTACCTGATATGCCTGTACTTGGTATTGATATGGCCAGTCTTGGTGTCGAAGTTGGCTTGCCTGCAATTGGTGAGTTTAGTGCTAACCAGCAAGCAATGCCTTTGTATCGTGTTGAACCGCGTTACCCATCACGCGCCATGAAACAAGGCGCACAGGGCTGGGTCAAACTGTCATTTACCATTGATACTTTGGGCCGTCCTATTGATATCAAAGTAATTGATGCGAAACCAAGACGTTTATTTGAAAAGTCGGCAATGAAAGCATTACGAAAATGGAAGTACCAGCCAAAGTTGGAAGAGGGGAAAGCGATCATGCAAGTTAATCAGACGGTCACCTTGGAGTTTAAATTAGAACGATGA
- a CDS encoding putative exported protein — translation MIHYLNKLKSSWLFVLMCFVTSSAYANQPQLTQFIAGKIQAAQALQQQERYTDAIELLTELTPRQAYDQAFVQRVLGIFHWQQENTDQAVKYLSLAVESKLLPTEQAWITQRMVADILLSQQKYQQALPHYYVLVNTAADSDKESHKAVTKRKKKASDIKTKEFTELWLRIAQTHYHLHEWEKVLSAVESYEELNTQGDQVQVLNLQLAAQSQLQRWPAAIDTLDRIIVVEPDKLLWWQQLAGLQLRTSQPQAALTTLILAQRQGLVLSVQERRTLAQLYAQQGIPEQAARELNLLVKDITENDKRQKMLAEQAQYWQMAKEWNKAISTWRDLINLSTDDTAEYRWPLAQLLLQQGNFEAALAELNHHQIKQDKSKKEQAEIELAKVRAYYKLAQFDRAITHAKLALHIAPSASAKGWVKYLQQVRKINS, via the coding sequence ATGATTCATTATTTAAATAAGCTGAAAAGCAGTTGGTTGTTTGTCCTAATGTGCTTTGTTACCTCATCTGCCTATGCTAATCAGCCACAGTTAACACAATTTATTGCGGGTAAGATCCAGGCCGCGCAAGCGTTACAGCAGCAAGAACGCTATACAGATGCAATTGAGTTGTTAACTGAACTTACCCCGAGACAAGCGTACGACCAAGCTTTTGTACAACGGGTATTGGGTATATTTCATTGGCAGCAAGAAAACACCGACCAAGCGGTTAAGTACTTATCATTGGCCGTTGAAAGTAAGTTATTACCAACGGAGCAGGCTTGGATTACGCAGCGAATGGTGGCGGATATTTTACTTAGTCAGCAAAAATATCAACAAGCGTTGCCGCATTACTATGTTCTTGTTAATACGGCTGCAGACAGTGACAAAGAGAGCCATAAAGCGGTAACGAAACGCAAGAAAAAAGCATCAGATATTAAGACCAAAGAATTCACGGAGTTGTGGTTACGTATTGCCCAAACCCATTATCACTTACATGAATGGGAGAAGGTACTCAGTGCGGTGGAATCATATGAAGAGTTAAATACGCAAGGGGACCAAGTTCAGGTGCTAAATCTACAGTTGGCTGCACAATCACAATTGCAGCGATGGCCTGCTGCAATTGATACTTTAGATCGTATTATTGTTGTGGAACCAGATAAGTTATTGTGGTGGCAGCAGTTAGCAGGTTTGCAACTGCGTACTTCACAGCCACAAGCTGCATTAACCACATTAATTTTAGCGCAGCGCCAAGGGCTTGTACTAAGTGTGCAAGAGCGTCGTACTCTAGCGCAGTTATATGCACAGCAAGGCATTCCTGAACAGGCCGCGCGTGAATTAAATTTGTTAGTAAAAGATATCACTGAGAATGATAAACGACAAAAAATGTTAGCTGAGCAAGCGCAATATTGGCAGATGGCGAAAGAGTGGAACAAGGCCATTAGTACATGGCGTGATCTGATTAACTTGTCTACAGATGACACAGCAGAATATCGCTGGCCATTAGCACAACTGTTATTACAGCAGGGGAATTTTGAGGCGGCACTGGCAGAGCTAAACCACCACCAAATTAAACAAGATAAAAGTAAAAAGGAACAAGCGGAAATTGAGTTAGCCAAAGTTCGAGCTTACTACAAATTAGCGCAATTTGATCGTGCGATTACCCATGCGAAGTTAGCTCTGCATATAGCCCCATCTGCAAGTGCAAAAGGCTGGGTTAAATACTTACAACAAGTACGTAAAATAAATAGTTAG
- a CDS encoding fatty acid hydroxylase, with translation MNDWFIVNGNALRLTAFIGLFILLSIWEHYQPRRPLTVSKIQRWGNNIAIVMLNNLVLKLLMPFLAIDAAMLAERQLWGLTYFTNLNGSISTFIIIIFAIILLDAAIYFQHRLFHRVPALWRLHRMHHSDLDIDVTTAIRFHPIEIILSMLIKIAVIITLGVPVIAVVLFELLLNLTAMFNHSNIRLPAKIDRYMRNILVTPDMHRVHHSVNGHETNHNFGFCFCFCLPWWDHLFDSYQAQPKLGHQQMQIGLPYFRGSKECQVQRMLTQPFRNK, from the coding sequence ATGAACGACTGGTTTATTGTTAACGGCAATGCGCTTCGCCTAACTGCTTTTATCGGCTTATTTATACTATTATCTATTTGGGAACATTATCAACCCAGACGACCGCTAACAGTTTCAAAAATCCAGCGTTGGGGAAACAACATCGCGATCGTGATGCTTAATAACCTAGTACTAAAGTTACTTATGCCATTTCTGGCTATCGATGCGGCCATGCTTGCCGAGCGACAGCTGTGGGGGTTAACATATTTTACCAACCTAAACGGCTCAATAAGCACATTTATAATTATAATTTTCGCGATAATATTGCTCGATGCCGCAATTTATTTCCAGCATAGATTATTTCATCGAGTTCCCGCACTATGGCGTTTACATCGTATGCACCATAGTGATCTTGATATTGATGTCACCACCGCTATCCGTTTTCATCCAATTGAGATAATCCTATCGATGCTAATTAAAATTGCAGTGATCATAACACTTGGTGTACCCGTTATCGCTGTCGTTTTATTTGAGTTATTATTAAATCTGACCGCTATGTTTAATCACAGTAATATTAGGCTACCAGCTAAGATTGACCGCTACATGCGCAACATTTTAGTCACGCCTGATATGCACCGCGTTCATCATTCTGTAAATGGTCACGAAACCAATCATAATTTTGGTTTTTGTTTTTGTTTTTGTTTACCATGGTGGGATCACCTGTTTGACAGTTATCAAGCTCAGCCCAAATTAGGTCATCAGCAAATGCAAATAGGTCTACCTTATTTTCGTGGATCGAAAGAATGCCAGGTGCAGCGGATGCTAACCCAGCCGTTCAGAAATAAATAA
- a CDS encoding putative haemerythrin protein → MHTIPDFMTAQHRHCDDSFIAAESAVSATNWTEAASQWLIFTTDFKTHLEQEENILFPAFEQATGMTMGPTQVMRAEHAQMRQLVAEMSQQLSSKNRNEFLGLSETLMILMQQHNMKEEQMLYPMTQAHLPDADSVLKQVKAYS, encoded by the coding sequence ATGCACACGATTCCTGATTTCATGACCGCACAGCACCGCCATTGTGATGATTCTTTTATTGCTGCTGAATCGGCAGTATCGGCAACAAATTGGACGGAAGCGGCTAGCCAGTGGCTTATATTTACAACCGATTTTAAAACACATCTAGAACAAGAAGAAAATATTTTATTTCCAGCGTTTGAGCAAGCGACTGGCATGACGATGGGACCAACACAAGTCATGCGTGCTGAGCATGCCCAAATGCGTCAATTGGTCGCTGAAATGAGTCAACAACTGTCTTCGAAAAATAGAAATGAATTCTTAGGATTATCTGAAACCTTAATGATTCTAATGCAACAGCATAATATGAAAGAAGAGCAGATGTTATATCCAATGACACAGGCTCACCTTCCAGATGCAGATTCGGTGCTAAAGCAAGTTAAAGCATACTCATAA
- a CDS encoding membrane protein — protein MNLVGLDFDKIPEFSVPMRFFFVAPLFAIISALIIGFAGESMWFTRWHPATLAVTHAIVLGVISMIMCGAILQLLPVLAGKSLPKVKLISVFTLVMMSVGTISLIIAFLASVFGFNNSLFFALAGVLFTLGLGGFICGILWLIRQRSQVRFSINTIRLGCIAMLIVGVIASLLLADYLFDSQFNMAKQLTDNHASWGLIGWISLVIIGVSFQVLPMFHVAPAFPLWCTRYLPGFMFIVLLFYTLLTLGMTQLDLVNVAMWHLTQAICIGLLKLVLMVYAVTAISCLSRRKRKISDISVTCWLIALSCLLLCCSISFIMSLMMNFIPGTEDFLLRFGWSPLTLASVFIYGWILSVIMAMIIKIVPFLAYLHLQRQCGFHMQAFALLPNMHELLSKSRMQYLLYSHVFSLITLLATLYNPAYYWLLSLAIIGQFGYLFLLMANVSYRYHGIAKAIDKVSF, from the coding sequence ATGAACCTCGTGGGATTAGATTTTGATAAAATACCGGAATTCTCAGTACCCATGCGGTTCTTTTTTGTCGCACCTTTATTTGCAATAATCAGCGCATTGATTATTGGCTTTGCAGGGGAGTCTATGTGGTTTACACGATGGCACCCTGCAACGCTCGCTGTTACTCATGCTATTGTGCTGGGGGTTATTTCTATGATTATGTGCGGGGCAATTTTACAGTTATTACCGGTATTGGCCGGCAAGTCTCTGCCTAAAGTAAAGCTTATATCAGTATTTACGTTAGTGATGATGTCTGTGGGAACCATCTCGTTAATTATTGCATTTTTAGCGAGTGTGTTTGGGTTTAACAATAGTCTATTCTTTGCTCTTGCTGGCGTGTTGTTTACACTTGGATTGGGTGGTTTTATCTGTGGGATATTATGGTTGATTAGGCAGCGTAGTCAGGTCCGTTTTTCAATAAATACGATACGACTAGGCTGTATTGCCATGCTAATTGTTGGCGTTATTGCAAGTTTACTTTTAGCGGATTATTTATTCGATAGCCAATTCAATATGGCTAAACAACTTACCGATAATCATGCTAGTTGGGGTTTGATCGGCTGGATTAGTTTAGTGATTATTGGTGTTAGCTTTCAAGTCTTACCCATGTTTCATGTAGCACCTGCATTCCCATTGTGGTGTACTCGTTATTTACCCGGTTTTATGTTCATCGTATTACTGTTTTATACATTACTGACACTCGGTATGACACAACTTGATCTTGTCAATGTTGCTATGTGGCATCTAACACAAGCTATTTGCATTGGGTTATTAAAGTTAGTTCTAATGGTATATGCCGTGACAGCCATTAGCTGTTTATCCAGACGTAAGCGAAAGATTAGTGATATCAGTGTAACCTGTTGGTTAATCGCGTTAAGTTGTTTGTTACTTTGCTGTTCTATTAGTTTTATTATGAGCTTAATGATGAATTTTATACCGGGTACTGAAGATTTTTTGCTGCGTTTCGGGTGGTCACCGTTGACGTTAGCGTCAGTATTTATCTATGGTTGGATATTAAGTGTAATCATGGCCATGATTATAAAAATTGTGCCTTTTTTGGCATACCTGCACCTACAACGCCAATGTGGTTTTCATATGCAAGCATTTGCGTTATTGCCTAATATGCACGAGCTATTAAGCAAGTCGCGTATGCAATATTTATTATATAGTCATGTGTTTAGCTTAATAACCTTGCTGGCCACATTATATAACCCTGCGTATTACTGGTTATTATCATTAGCGATAATAGGGCAGTTTGGATATTTGTTTTTGTTGATGGCTAATGTTAGTTATCGCTATCATGGCATAGCTAAAGCTATTGATAAGGTCTCATTTTAG
- a CDS encoding sodium/potassium/calcium exchanger: MSLLLPIIAVLVGFILLTLSADRLILVSSTLAKQFGVSVMFIGMTVIAFGTSFPELVVSAIASFNGAEGLAVGNAIGSNIINSGLVLALCALFMPLVIQVRFIKRELPILVIALIAVIALMSNGSITMWDSIILLILLALYCVYLAKSSSEEDVENELEFLDVSQKRALVETIAMLVMLVISSQIMVWGSIQLAKAMGVSDLLIGLTIVAFGTSLPELAAAIAGVRRGMPEIAFATVIGSNTFNLLGVLAFPGLIGDGLQLPAEVLNRDVPMLSIMTAFMVISFTMTYMAVTKRRSALTPAQQTDKAIATDCKLNYRFGRLSGAVLLIMFIGYTWVLFTA; the protein is encoded by the coding sequence ATGTCTTTATTACTACCTATCATTGCAGTGTTAGTTGGCTTTATTTTACTGACCCTAAGTGCCGATCGTCTTATCTTAGTATCATCAACATTAGCGAAACAGTTTGGTGTTTCGGTTATGTTTATTGGCATGACTGTTATTGCATTTGGTACTTCATTTCCAGAACTCGTTGTCAGTGCTATTGCATCATTTAATGGTGCAGAAGGTCTTGCTGTCGGTAATGCTATCGGTTCTAACATCATCAACAGTGGTTTAGTATTAGCGCTTTGTGCCTTATTTATGCCGCTTGTTATTCAAGTGCGCTTCATTAAACGCGAATTACCGATTCTAGTTATCGCTCTTATTGCTGTAATCGCGTTAATGTCAAATGGTTCAATTACGATGTGGGACAGTATTATACTGCTCATATTACTCGCGCTGTACTGTGTATACCTCGCTAAATCGTCATCAGAGGAAGATGTTGAAAATGAATTAGAGTTTTTGGATGTTAGCCAGAAACGAGCGTTGGTCGAAACGATTGCAATGCTTGTTATGCTGGTAATCAGTTCACAAATCATGGTTTGGGGCAGTATTCAACTTGCGAAAGCAATGGGTGTTAGCGACTTATTAATCGGCTTAACTATTGTCGCATTTGGTACAAGTTTACCTGAATTAGCAGCCGCTATTGCAGGTGTTCGTCGTGGCATGCCTGAAATTGCATTTGCGACGGTTATTGGTTCAAACACTTTTAACCTGTTAGGTGTATTAGCATTCCCAGGTCTAATTGGTGACGGATTACAACTGCCAGCAGAAGTACTCAATCGTGATGTCCCAATGCTTTCAATCATGACTGCATTTATGGTTATCTCATTTACCATGACTTACATGGCAGTGACTAAACGTCGCTCAGCTTTGACACCAGCACAACAAACAGATAAGGCAATCGCAACAGACTGTAAACTAAACTACCGTTTTGGTCGCCTTTCAGGTGCTGTACTGTTAATTATGTTTATTGGTTATACTTGGGTACTGTTTACGGCTTAA
- the udp gene encoding uridine phosphorylase translates to MTTANVFHLGINKSDLQGAELAIIPGDPARVEKIAQQMENPQFLASHREYTVYLAELEGKKVVVCSTGIGGPSTSIAVEELAQLGVTTFLRVGTTGAIQEHINVGDMIVTTASVRLDGASSHFAPMEYPAVADFAVATEMKAAVDAEGIKVHMGVTASSDTFYPGQERYDTFSGRVTRRFQGSMQEWQEMGVLNFEMESATLFTMCASQGLKAGCVAGVIINRTQKEIPDQAAMKAVETSSIKVVVDAARRMLAI, encoded by the coding sequence ATGACGACTGCAAATGTTTTTCACCTTGGTATCAACAAATCAGATTTACAAGGTGCCGAATTGGCTATCATTCCAGGTGATCCTGCGCGTGTTGAAAAGATCGCACAGCAAATGGAAAACCCACAGTTTTTAGCAAGTCATCGTGAATACACTGTTTATTTAGCAGAATTAGAAGGTAAGAAGGTTGTTGTATGCTCAACTGGCATTGGTGGCCCTTCGACATCGATTGCAGTTGAAGAGCTTGCTCAGCTAGGTGTGACTACATTCTTACGAGTGGGTACTACTGGCGCAATTCAAGAACACATTAATGTTGGCGATATGATTGTTACAACTGCATCAGTACGCCTTGATGGTGCAAGTTCACACTTTGCACCTATGGAATATCCTGCTGTTGCTGACTTTGCTGTTGCAACAGAAATGAAAGCTGCTGTTGATGCAGAAGGCATTAAAGTACACATGGGCGTAACCGCATCAAGTGATACTTTCTACCCTGGGCAAGAACGCTATGACACATTCTCAGGTCGTGTTACTCGTCGTTTCCAAGGTTCAATGCAAGAGTGGCAAGAAATGGGGGTTCTGAACTTTGAAATGGAATCGGCAACTCTCTTTACTATGTGTGCAAGTCAAGGTTTAAAAGCAGGTTGTGTTGCTGGTGTCATCATTAACCGCACTCAAAAAGAAATCCCGGATCAGGCTGCGATGAAGGCGGTAGAAACATCATCAATTAAAGTTGTAGTCGATGCAGCACGTCGTATGTTGGCTATATAA
- a CDS encoding glutathione S-transferase produces the protein MRANRPAVFYSFRRCPYAMRARLAIHYSQVEVELREVVLKDKPTSLLAYSPKGTVPVLVTNDKQIIDESRDIMQWALSQNDSNNWLRKNLPQLQKQITALIDENDNEFKAILDKYKYADRHPEYTETAYREQGCHFLNQLELLLTLHSNLIDEETSLADIAIFPFIRQFANVDKDWFAQSPYPKLRAWLAQHTSSPLFTDIMYKYPQWSAGDKAVYLASVS, from the coding sequence ATGAGAGCCAACCGCCCTGCTGTTTTCTATTCATTCCGACGTTGCCCATATGCAATGAGAGCACGACTAGCTATTCATTATAGCCAAGTTGAAGTTGAGCTAAGAGAAGTTGTTTTAAAAGATAAACCAACAAGCTTGTTGGCTTATTCTCCAAAAGGAACAGTGCCTGTTCTTGTCACTAACGACAAACAGATTATTGATGAAAGTCGCGATATTATGCAATGGGCGCTATCACAAAACGACAGTAATAATTGGCTTCGTAAAAATCTGCCTCAATTACAAAAACAAATCACCGCACTGATCGATGAAAACGATAACGAATTTAAAGCCATTTTAGACAAATATAAATACGCGGATCGCCATCCAGAATATACTGAAACAGCATATCGCGAACAAGGCTGCCATTTTCTAAATCAATTAGAGCTCCTGCTAACATTGCACAGTAACCTTATTGACGAAGAAACTAGCCTGGCTGATATTGCTATTTTTCCTTTTATCCGCCAATTCGCAAATGTGGACAAAGATTGGTTTGCACAGTCACCCTACCCTAAATTACGCGCATGGTTAGCACAACACACAAGCTCTCCTTTGTTTACTGATATTATGTACAAATATCCACAATGGTCAGCTGGCGATAAAGCAGTATATTTAGCATCAGTAAGTTAG
- a CDS encoding membrane protein — protein MKDKMGFSLIELTFVIVILSILAMFAIPEYTKTHREAKIAVLNDMRGKLNNAVDNLKTASNIDSRKQTRPNGLTFVQYDTHKSYRVSGKLLYPTEICHILGLTTRPLVEGIEVDSIDATYTCKNENKSYSWVKMNKLESTDCTLSYRARYNEDIITSVDIKLVGECLE, from the coding sequence ATGAAAGATAAAATGGGCTTTTCATTGATTGAATTAACGTTTGTTATTGTAATTCTTTCTATCCTCGCTATGTTCGCCATACCTGAATATACAAAGACACATCGAGAAGCTAAAATTGCAGTGCTTAATGATATGCGTGGCAAGTTGAACAACGCGGTAGATAATTTAAAAACAGCCTCAAATATCGATTCGCGAAAACAAACGCGCCCGAATGGACTAACCTTTGTTCAATACGATACCCACAAAAGCTACCGGGTGTCAGGAAAATTACTTTATCCAACAGAAATATGCCATATTTTAGGTTTAACGACACGTCCTCTTGTCGAAGGTATTGAAGTGGACTCTATCGATGCCACTTATACCTGCAAAAATGAAAATAAAAGTTATTCTTGGGTAAAGATGAATAAACTTGAATCGACAGATTGCACATTATCTTATAGGGCACGATATAACGAAGACATTATCACCTCTGTAGACATTAAACTTGTCGGAGAATGCCTAGAATAG